From Paenibacillus graminis:
TTGAACTCGCTCGCCAGTTGGGCGGCCAGCGTCTTGTTGTGCGCAATAACCAGCGTAGGCCGGTTCAGCTTGGAAATCATTTGTGCGATGGTAAAGGTCTTCCCTGTACCTGTCGCTCCCAGCAGCGTCTGGTGCTTCTTGCCCTGCCGGATGCCGTCCACTAATTCTTGTATGGCATGAGGCTGATCGCCCTGGGGTGTATACTCGGACTCCAATTGAAAAGTCTGCGTACTGACGACAATATCATTCATTTGCCCGTCTCCCCTCTATCGTCTAAAATATATGAATATATTATAATTGTGGCCCGATGATTCTCTCTCCATACCGCTCTGAAATATATGGAAGATAAGAATACTTGTTCCCGTTTATTATACAGTGTTGCCCAGATTCATGCAAACCATAATATATAGAAATTTAAGGAGCTTGAACTCATGGATATTACTTCAATTATCGGCCTGCTGGCCGGTCTTGCTGCGCTTATCGGCGGCTTTTTTTGGGAAGGCGGAAGCCTGTCCGGGCTGCTCCAGCTGAACGCAGCGCTTATTGTATTCGGAGGTACGCTTGCCGCCGTAATGATCAGCTTCCCGGCGTCCAGGCTGCGTTCCGTGCCAGCGGCGCTGAAGCTGGCTTTTGGAAGACATGCTGACACTACGGAGGAACAGGCAGAGGAGCTGATCTCCTTGGCAGCCGTGACCAGACGCAGCGGTGTACTTGCCCTGGAGAAACGGGCCGAAGAGCATCCCGACCCCTTTACCAGCGAGGGCCTTATGCTTATTGTTGACGGTACAGATCCCGGGCAGGTCCGGCAGATTCTGGAGCTGGAGATGGACGCCAAGGAGCTGAAGTACGAAGGTTATGCCAAAATATTTGAAGCTGCAGGCGGTTATGCGCCCACCATGGGCATCATCGGCACAGTCATGGGGCTGATCCGCGTGCTCAGCAATCTTACCGACCCCTCCAATTTGGGAGCATCGATTGCAGTCGCTTTTACGGCAACGCTTTATGGTGTAGCCAGTGCTAATCTAATATTTTTACCCATTGCCTCCAAAATCAAATCCCGCTGCCAAAGTGAACTGGGTTCGATGGAAATGCTCATGGTAGGCATTCTTGCCCTGCAGAACGGGGATCATCCCCAGCTTGTGCGCAAAAAGCTCCGTTCCTTCCTGAACCGGTCCGCTGGAGAACACAGCACCAACCATACAAGAGGCCTGTCATGAGACAGAGAAACCGGAGAAAACCCCGCACAGGAGGCCGGGAAAGCCGGGACCGCTGGATGATCACCTATGCGGATCTTATTACGCTGCTGCTGATTTTTTTCGTGATTTTGTATGCCATGAGCAGTCTGGACACACAGAAATTTAATATTGTGACCGGTTCTTTATCGGACACCTTTAAAAGTGGAAATCCGGTGCTGGAGGGGGGCAACGGCGTGCTGGAGGGTCAAAAAGGAATCGAGTCCGAGGGAACAGGCAAGGGGCAGAATGGCGGAACCGGAGGCGGTGCTCAATCCGGTGTGAATCAGGAGCAGCAGAATGGAGGCGGAACCCCGTCCGGTCCTCCTCCAGAAGGCACACAGCCAACGGCACGTGAACAGGCCTTCCGCGATCAGGAAGCAAAACTGGCTGCGCTGATGGGCGTCATTACCCAATATGTCGAAGACAATAATCTGGGCGACCAGATCTTTGTGGCGGACAAGCCGCAGGGTATCGCAATTACGCTGAGCGACCGCTATCTGTTTGATGTCGGCAGAGCCGAGCTCAAGGCGCCTGCCTTTCCCGCGCTGCGGCAGCTGTCCGGCCTGTTCCGCGGGATTGGAGCGACAATCAGCATCGAAGGCCATACGGACGATACCCCCGTAACGGCAGGCTCACGTTATAATGACAACTGGGAGTTATCCGGTGCCCGCGCCCTTTCAGTGCTGCGCTTCTTTTTAGATAAAGAGGGGCTCAGCCCCAGTAAGTTTCAGTATGCCGGATATGCCGATACCCGTCCTGCCGTCAGTAATTCCACCCCGGAAGGCCGGCAGAAAAACCGCCGCGTTGAGATTACAGTCCTGCGGCAGCTCCAGGAAGAAGAGTAGCTTCACCTGTCAACTGCAGGAGCTCAGCAGGACTTCCCTCTCTCAGTATTCCACATTAAAATATCACAAAAAGACAGACCTCACACATTAGTAACACTTAATGTGATGGGAAAGGCCTGCCTTTTTTGTGTGCCGGAAAACTGCTGTCTTCCGGGTATTTATTCTCCAATTAATTCGCGGTAAGCTGCCGCATCTAGCAGGCCGGATGCCGCTTCCGCAAACTCTCCACTGATTTCCAGTTCAAAAATCCATCCGCCGCTATATGGCTGATCGTTAATCAGTTCCGGGCTGGCTTCCAGTGTGTCATTGATTTTGGTCACAGTTCCCGATACCGGGGAATAGAGCTCCGACACCGTCTTGACGGATTCGATGCTGCCCACGCTGTCTCCTGCGGAGATGGCTGCACCAACCTCAGGAAATTCCACAAATACGATATCGCCAAGCAAATGCTGGGCATGATCCGTAATCCCGATACGCACTACGCGCCCTTCACCCTGCTGTGCCCATTCGTGCTCTTCGCTGTACAGCAGGTTGTCTAGCACTTCACTCATTCTTAAGCCGCCTCTTTTCCAAATTTGGAGTTGTAAAATTAGTTATAGACTAAGTTATCGCGCCGCTCAATGTCAATATTACTGACAGGAAAATAAAATTTGTCATCTTTTTGACGTTTTTTTGTTGACAGCGGAGTTGTATACCCGGTTTAATGGAGTCAGTAGAAAACAATACGGTTTGCGAATGATGGCATAGGGAGAGACTGCCTCACAGGAGGGCAGCGCCGAAGGAGTAAGCCCGGGAGGGTGAATCTCTCAGGCAAAAGGACCTTTGCCGGACGCATCTCTGGAGAGCTATCCGGACCTGCCTGGCAGCGTCACGGATCACCAACGGGGAAACCTGCTCGCTGGATAGCAGGGTAACTCTCAGGTACAAAGGACAGAGCGAAGGACTTATATGCGGGTTGTGCATATTTGTCTTTCGCCTGTCCTTTTTCGCGTGTAATCAGACAAGGGAGTGAGCAGATGGAAGCTTTGAAAAGAACGCCTTTTTATGATCTCTACTCCGCCTATGCGGAGTCCAGATGTATTGATTTCGGCGGCTGGGAGCTGCCGGTGCAGTTCACGGGAATCGTAAAGGAGCATGAGGCCGTCCGCCAGCAGGCCGGACTGTTCGATGTATCGCATATGGGTGAATTCATGGTCAGCGGCAGCGGTTCGGAAGCCTTCCTGCAGCAGATGACCACGAACGATGTCAGCCGTCTTCAGGATGGCGGTGCTCAATACACGCTGATGCTCTACCCGACCGGCGGAGTTGTTGATGATCTCCTGGTCTACCACCTCGGGGAAGAGCGTTACATGCTGGTCGTCAACGCCTCCAATATCGACAAGGATTTTGAGTGGCTGCAGGAGCATCTTACAGATGAATTCAGCGGAGTGACGCTGAAAAATGTCTCGGATGAGACACTGCTGCTCGCACTGCAGGGACCACTTGCCGAGACGATCCTGGCCGAAGTGACCTCAGCCCCTCTCGCTGAGCTTGCCCCCTTCCACTTCATCGAACGCGCTGTAGTCTGCGGTGTAGAGGTCCTGCTCTCCCGTACCGGATATACCGGGGAAGACGGATTCGAGCTGTACGCCCCGGTGGACACAGCGGCTGCGCTGTGGAACGGCCTGCTTGCCGCAGGTGCCCCGTACGGCTTGACCCCCGCCGGGCTTGGCGCACGCGATACGCTGCGTTTCGAAGCAAAGCTGCCGCTGTACGGCCAGGAGCTGTCGGCGGATATTACGCCGCTGGAAGCCGGAGTCCAGTTCTTCGTGAAGTTGGACAAAGCCGGTTTCATCGGCAGAGACGCGCTGCTGAAGCAAAAGGAATCCGGACTGCCCCGCCGCCTCGTGGGCCTCGAAATGATTGACCGCGGCATTCCGCGCTCTCATTATCCGGTCTATGCGGGTGGAGTCAAGATCGGGGAGGTCACCACAGGCACACAGTCCCCGACACTGAAACGCAATTTGGGCCTTGCCCTATTGGATGCTGCCTATACAGAAATTGGAACAGAGGTTTATGTGGAGATCCGCGGCAAGCAGCTTAAGGCGGCCGTGGTCAAAGCGCCATTTTATAAAAAGAGCCAAGGAGTGAAGCCGCAATGAAGCACCGTTATCTGCCGATGACCGAACAAGACCGCAAGGAGATGATGGAAGCTGTCGGGATTCAGTCCGTGGAGAAGCTGTTCGCCGATATCCCGCAGTCCGTCCGCTATCAGGGAACGATGCCGATGTCAGAGGCACTGGATGAATACGCATTGCTGCGCCATATGAAAGAGCTGTCCGACCGCAATGCCAGCTTCGACACCCACGCCAGCTTCCTCGGCGCAGGGCTGTATGACCACCATATCCCCGTGGTCATTAATCATGTCATTTCCCGCTCGGAATTCTATACGGCATACACGCCTTACCAGCCGGAGATCAGCCAGGGAGAGCTGCAGGCAATCTTCGAATTTCAGTCCTATATCTGTGAGCTGACCGGCATGAAGGTCGCCAATGCCAGTATGTACGATGGCGCGACCGCCTTCGCGGAAGCCGCGGTGCTTGCAGCCGGAGCGACGAAACGCAAAAAACTGGTCGTTTCCCGGACGGTACATCCGGAAGCACGCCAGGTGCTGCGCACCTCTGCGGGTGCATGGGGCCTGGATGTTATAGAAATAGACTACAAAGACGGCGTAACAGATCAGGCGAAGCTCGCCGCCGCGATTGACGGCGACACGGCTGCCGTGCTGGTGCAGTCGCCGAACTTCTTCGGCGCTGTAGAAGACCTGGGCGCCATTGAGCCGCTGATCCATGCCTTCAAAGGCCTGCTCGTGGTCAGCGCCAACCCGCTGGCTCTCGGCATCCTCGAAACGCCGGGCAAGCTTGGCGCTGACATCGTAGTCGGCGATGCCCAACCGCTCGGCATTCCGGCTTCACTCGGCGGACCAACCTGCGGCTTCTTTGCCGTAGCCGAGCCGCTCATGCGCCGTATGCCGGGCCGGATTGTCGGCCAGACTGTTGACCGCAACGGCAAGCGCGGCTTCGTGCTTACGCTTCAGGCCCGCGAGCAGCATATCCGCCGTGAGAAAGCCACTTCGAACATCTGCTCCAACCAGGCGCTGCTGGCACTGTGCGCTTCCGTATATCTGTCCGTCATGGGCAAAGAGGGCATGCGTGAGGTTGGAGAGCTGAATATCCGCAAGAGCCATTACGCAGCCGGCAAGCTCGGGGAACTGGCCGGTGCCGCCCTGGCGTTCACCGCACCGTTCTTCAATGAATTTGTCCTGAAGCTGCCGGAAGGCGCAAGCGTCAGCGAGATCAATGCCAAGCTGCTGAAGCAGGGCTACCTCGGCGGCTATGATCTGGGCCGGGATTATCCCGAGCTGGCCGGACATATGCTGGTTGCCGTGACCGAGAAACGAAGCAAAACGGAAATTGACCAATTTAGAGGCGCACTGGAGGGATGTATATGAAACCGGAACAAAGTCTGATCTTCGAGCTAAGCCGTCCCGGCCGCTCGGCCTATTCCCTGCCGCAGTGCGATGTTCCGCAGGAAGAAAGCATCGATACGCTGATTCCGGCAGGATTGCTGCGCAGCGAGCCGGTAGTCTTGCCTGAGGTATCGGAAGTGGATGTAATCCGCCACTATACCGCGCTTTCCCGCCGCAACTTCGGCGTCGACAACGGCTTTTATCCGCTCGGCTCCTGCACGATGAAATACAATCCGAAGATTAATGAAGATGTTGCCCGCTTCCCCGGCCTGGCCAAGATTCACCCGTACCAGCCGGAAGAGAGCATCCAGGGTGCACTCGAACTGATGCATACTCTGCAAAAGGATTTGGCTGCCCTGACCGGCATGGATGCCGTGTCCCTGCAGCCAGCCGCCGGGGCCCATGGTGAATGGACCGGGCTAATGATGATCCGGGCCTACCATGAGAGCCGCGGTGAAACCCGCTCCAAGGTCATCGTGCCCGATTCCTCGCACGGCACGAACCCTGCCAGCGCCTCTGCGGCCGGACTGGAGACGGTAACGATCCCTTCCAACGATAAAGGGATGGTTGATCTGGCGGCTCTGAAAGCAGCTGTCGGCAGCGACACGGCTGCCCTGATGCTGACCAACCCGAGCACCCTCGGATTGTTCGAGACGCAAATCGTGGAGATCGCCCGGATTGTACACGAAGCCGGAGGCCTGCTCTATTACGATGGAGCGAACTCCAATGCAATCATGGGCATTACCCGCCCCGGCGACATGGGCTTTGACGTCGTGCATTTGAATCTGCATAAAACCATGAGCACCCCGCACGGCGGCGGCGGTCCGGGTGCCGGACCGGTAGGTGTAAAAGCGAAGCTTATTCCGTTCCTGCCACAGCCGACGGTGGTCCAAAACGAAGACAGCAGCTACTCGCTGAACTACGGCGGCCCGGAATCCATCGGCCGCGTCAAAGCCTTTTACGGCAATTTCGGCATCCTGGTCCGTGCCTACGCTTATATCCGCACCTATGGGCCGGATGGACTGCGCGAGGTGTCCGAGAACGCTGTGCTGAACGCCAATTATATGATGCACCGGCTCGCACCGTATTTTGAAATCCCGTATCCGGGGATCTGCAAGCATGAATTTGTCATGTCCGGCAGAAACCTTAAGCAGTACGGTGTGCGCACACTGGATGTCGCCAAAAGGCTGCTGGACTTCGGCTACCACCCGCCAACCGTGTACTTCCCGCTAACGGTAGAAGAGTGCATGATGATCGAGCCTACCGAAACCGAAAGCAAAGAAACGCTTGACGGCTTCATTGAAACGATGATTCAGATCGTGAAGGAAGCCCGGGAAACACCGGAAATCGTCATTAATGCCCCGCATACGACGGAGATCAGCCGTCTCGACGAGACCCAGGCAGCACGCAAGCCGGTGCTGAACTGCTCCTGCGGCTAAGCTTCCGGGATTACAATCAGCAACGCAGATACGTCTTCCTTCCGTAAGAAACGTACCGCAGCAACACTTACAGCGGCTAATCCCAAAGTCATTCCCGACTTTTTGCGGATTAGCCTTTTTTCGTTTACAATAGCTTCTTGGCAAATTGGGAACGGTCACTTACATTCATTTTAATATAAATGCTCTTCACGACATTGCGTACGGAGCCCTCGCTGATGCCCAGCGTGTTGGAGATATGCAGCGCGCTTTTGTCGGAGAGCCACAGTGAAGCGACCTCCTTCTCTCTCCCGGTCAGCTTGTATTTGTCCAGCACCTTTCCCCGTCTGAATTGCTGCAGACCCGCATTGTTAGCCATTCGTTTATATGCTACATTCTCCGCTAACTGCTGTACGAAAGGAATCGCAAATTCAATATGCTGGCCCGCATCAAAAGAAATATCCACATACCCCTGCGTGCCGCCGTCCAGAATGAGCGGTGCACAGACACAATTCCAGCTCTGGAACACAGCGTCCGTATGCTCCTTTCCCCGCACCACTCCTATGCGGTTCATCTCCATAGCCAGCGAAACTGCATTCAAGCCCGAATACCGCTTGGAGAGATTAACGCCTTCTCTCAGCCCGGCACAGTCCATATTCTCCTGAAGACTCCCCGAAGAGCAGATCAGGTCGAGAATCTTCCCTTCTTCATCAGTCAGAAACACCACATAAGGAATCGGAATGAACCGGCTGATGTCCACCATCTCGGCTCTCATGGATGCCACCATGGCCGCACTATAGATCGCTTTGCTTTCTTTTACAGAGGGAACCTGTAAGGACTGGAGCGGACTATGTAGATCTGAAGCATTCGTTTGACGAAAGTATGCCGCTTGAGCTGCTGGAAGGTCCTCCACCGAACACCACATTTTCATCCCGGAATTGAAGGTTGTCAATACAAACGCCTCCTTTTTCTTTTATTAATCCGGCACCCTTGTGATCAAATTCACTACTTATAATTCATCTGCGTTGGTTACAACTATTCCCTTATCTCTACAACTCACAAATTGTAACCTTCTATACTATTAAATATATCATAGGATATTTATTGGACAATGAACAGTGGGCTAATCTTACGAATAAGAGTTGAAAAAATATCTTTTATTGGAATAAGAGCAGTGCGGAGATCTCCGCACTGCTCTTATAGTAGGATGATTAAGTTAGCTCTGCCCCACGAACTGCTTATGCCGCAGCCGAAGTCTTCTCTTGTGTCCGTTCCTTAGCGGATTTACGGAAGTACAGCAGCTCATAGATGGCCGGTACAACCACCAGCGTCAGCAGTGTAGCTGCGGTCAAACCGCCGATAACTACAATTGCGAGGCTCTGGGAGACAATGCTGCCCTGCTCGGAATGCCCGAACAACAGCGGCAGCATGGCGCAGATGGTCGCGATGGCCGTCATCAGTATCGGACGGAGCCGGGTTCCGGCGGCCTCGATAATCGACCCGCGTACGCTCATATGCTCTTCATTCTGTTTGATGCGGTCGATCAGCACAATCGCATTGGTAACGACGATACCGATCAGCATCAAGGCTCCGAACAAGGCCGTGAAGTCGGGAGTTACACCGGAGATAATCAATGCTACCACGGCTCCAATGGCCGCAAGCGGCAAGGAGAACATAATGGCCAGCGGTGCGCGCAGTGTTTTGAAGGTCAGAACCATGATCAGATAGACGAGACCGATCGAGATGAGCGCTGTCATGCCGAGGTCATTGAAGTCTCCGGCTTGCTGTGCCGAGGCTCCGCCTGCAAATAATGTTACCCCTGCGGGCAGGGTAATGCTGTCCGTTTGTTTTTTGATATCTGCGCCAATGGCCGACACTTTCTTCGGATCGGCTTCGGCGGTAATGCGCACATAAGGCTTGCCGTCTTTATGGTAGAGCATGGCTGGCTGGTCGGTGACCTCAAGGGTAGCCAATGTTGAGAGCGGCTGAGGACCCCCGGCAGTCATAATCATGATCTTCTCCAGATCCTTCTGCTCCTTCGGCTGCAGCACAGGCTCCAATACCACTCTGGCAGGCGAGCCGTCCAGTTCTATTTGCCCCAACGGAACCGGATTCAGCATCGCCGCCAGCTGCATGGAAATTTCCTGCGCATTAGCTGCAGCCGGATTCACCCTGAATGCGAACACCGGCTTGGTATCCTCCATGTTGCTGGTGACCTTTTGTACTCCGTCTACTGTTTTCACTTTGGCAGCTACGGCTTGGGCCACTGAATTAATAGACTTCAGGTCATCTCCAACGATATCTACATATTCACTGGTCGAGCCGCCACCCATCATGCTGGACTCATTTGCAGTCAGTGTTGCACCCGCATAGGATTTCTGCATTCCGCGAACCTGGTCCAGGAATACCTGCGCATCGGCATCCTTTTTCATCATCACGGTGTAATCCACCTGGGTCAGCGATGTCACACTCCCCCATTGTGCCGAGTCGGCGCTGTTGCCGGTCATCATAATCACGGTTTCGGCCTGCGGCTGTTTCATTAGTTCGGCTTCCAGCTGTTTGCCCTTCTCCAGCACTTCTTTTACCGGAACGTTATTGGGGTAAACCAGTTGCACGGTAACATTGCTGGCATCTGAAGCATCCAGCGCCCCCTTGGGCATGGTAACATAGGCGGCAACGGAGCCTACCAGCAGCACCAGACCCAGCGTCAGCGTAACCCACTTATGGCGCAGGTTCCATTCCAGAAAATGGCCAAACCGTCTGGACGGCCCATGCTCCTTCAGGGAAGAGCTGCGCAGCAGCCAGGAGCTTAACAGCGGAACCACGGTCAGCGCCACTACCAGTGAAGTCAACAGCGAGTAAGTTACTGTCAGCGCAAACGGAAGCAGGAACGCCTGCAGGCTTCCATTCAGCAGACCCATCGGCAGGAATACAGCAACCGTAGCTATAGTCGATGTAGTGATTGCCCTTGCGACCTCGCGGGTAGCACTGATAATCATGTGAACGGAGAAGGACTCCTTCTGCATTCTGCGGTGAATGTTCTCAATGACGACAATGCTGTCATCGACCAGCCGCCCGACTGCGACGGCCACACCGCCAAGCGTTACAATATTCAAGGTAATGCCGGACACGTCCAACAAATAAAGTGTAACTGCCAGCGACAGCGGAATCGATACCGCAGTAATCAAGGTGGCGCGCACATTGCGCAGGAAGATAAGAATGACGATGGTTGCAAACAAAGCCCCGAGCAGCACTTCACGCATCATGCTGTTGACGGAGGTGACGACCATATCCGAAGTACTGAAGATGACGGCGACCTCCGCATTTTTGACCGACCGGGTCAGATCTTTCGCAACTTCACGCACCTTGTCGCCTACATCGACTGCATTGGCACTCGCTTCCTTCGTAATGACAGCGAACAACACATCCTTGCCGTTCGAACGGCTGACGCTCTCCTGATCAGTCGCCGCTTCAACAGCAGCTATATTCTGCAAAGTAACACCGGGTGCGACCGGCAGCTTTTTCAGCGTATCCAAGCTGTCAATCGAGGAAACCACATTCACATTCCCCGTCTGTCCGCCAATGGTCTGCTCTCCGATCGAGGCAGATACGCTTCGACCCTGCAGCAGTCCCAGCACCTGGGCTGTTGCTACGCCCTTTGCAGCCATCGCCTGTGGATTAAGCTTCACGTTGACTTGCGGAGTTGTCTTCCCGTACAGGGCTACATTTGCGACTCCGTCGATTTTTTGCAGCTCGGGAATGATGGTCTCCTCGGCAAGCTTCAGATTGTCCTTGGTGATCCCTTCATCGAAGGCTATCGTGAGCTGTGAGATCGGAATCATCGAGGTGTTCAACTGCACGATGAACGGGTCCATGACCCCTTCGGGGAAATGCAGCGCGCCGACCGCCTTCTCCACCTCCTGTGCCGCATCCTTCATATTGGTTTTGCCGTCAAAATAAATATCCACCTTCGCATAGCCATCTCCGGAAGTGGACATTTGCTCGGTTTTGCCTTTCACAGCTGAAGTAGCCGCCTCAATCGGCTTCGTCACATTCGCCTCCATGGAGTGCGCATCCTGGCCCGGGCCGAGCACCGTAACGGTAACCTGAGGATTATCGGCCTCCGGCATAAACTCCATTGGCAGGGAGGTATAGCTAAGGACGCCCACGACAAGCGCCATGACAACCAGAAGTCCTACTGCCCCCTTGTTGCTGAATGACCACTTTGTTAACCATGTCATTTCTCTTTTCCCCTTTCATTCATCTAAAATAGGTTTTTGTATGTCTGATGCTTATGTATAGCTCACTTAGCTAAGTGTAGGGCCAGAAGGCTGTCTCCAAAACCGCCCGGCGATGGGTTTCACTCTCGGCCTACAGACCGGGGATTTCTCCGTCCTGAGACAGAGCAGTCTGGTGCAGCGTTAAATTTACACAGTACAAAAAAGCCCTTCTTCCGTGGAAGAAGAGCTTAATAAGAAAGCCGAAGGGTTGTTCACTAAATAACCTTACTCCAGATAAAACACCTCACGCAGGGGCAGCAAGTCTAAGCGCTAATCCCCGCCTCATTCGGACGGAGAATGGCCGAGCCAATCGCCAGCAGAACCGCGGCCATAAGTCCCAGAACGGCAAAGGGCAGCCATAGCTCATTCCAGCCTCCACCGGCTGCAGCGATATCCACCGCTTGAATGGCCCATTTCTGCGGCACGAAGTTGGCCGCTTTTTGCATATAGTCCGGCATCACCGAGATCGGCCAGAAGCAGCCGCCCAGCATGCAGGTCGGCGTAAGAATAAGGGCATTCAGCATACCTGCGTTGCCCGGATTGCGGACCAGCCCCGCCACCGTGCTGGCAATCCCCATGGATACAAGCATAAAAGCTGCCAGGACAAGGAAGTACAGGTACATTGGAACCTCATAATCATAACGCAGCACCCATTTTCCGAGCGTCAGCACAACGGCAATCTGGAGGATGCCCACCATACAGCTGCCCAAAAAATTGCCCAGTGCAATTTCGTAAGAACGGACCGGGGCGCTGAACATCCGCATCATCGTCCGCCCCTTGCGGTCGTCCATAATCAGGGAGACGGTGCTTGTTACCAGCCCCATGAGGAACATGAGTGTCAGTCCTGTAATGACGCCAAGGGTTTCCCTGGGATACAGATCATAATCGGTACGCGTACTTCCGACATTATGCTGCTCCGCCTGCTTCAGAATCGCGCCAAGCTTAGCCTCTGCACCGCCGGCTCCCCCGTTAACCGCGTTAACGGTCCGGGCAGTTTCCAGCATTTCACCCGCAATGGTGTTCACTTTCATTTTGACCAAAATTGAGGTTTCTGACGCTCTAAGCTCATATATGCTCAGCTCAGGCTGCTGTCCATGGGCAAGCCGGGCGGTATACTCCGCCGGAACTGATATTCCTGCAGCGCCTTCCTGCTGAATAACACCTTCTTTCAGTGCCGCTTCATCACTGCGGGCAACCAGCTTGTAATCGCCGGTATTCTCTAGTTCAGCAAGTAAATGCCGCCCCGCTGCGCCAGTGTCCATATTGCTGTACAATACAGTCGGCTTGTCGCCCTCCACCCCTCCGGTAACCGAAATAATAGCGGCGATGACAATACTCGGCAGCAAAATATACGTAATCATGCCTCTGCGGGACGCGATCGTCCGCTTGACCATATTCCAGGCAATCGCCAGTATCTTATTCATGGTAGCCCACCTTCCAATATGAGAGAATCGCTCCGCAGAGCATCACCAGACAGATGACCGATATCATGAGCAGATTCGGCGTAAGCTGCGGCAGCCCCGAATGCAGCATCATACGGATGATCGCCTGCTGCACCCAGTGGTTAATGGTAAAAGCACCTATGGTATTTACCCAGGAATCCGGAAGGGGAGCCATTCCTCCACTGATAAAGGTCATACATACCGTAATTACACTAATGATGCTTCTTGCGCTTGCTGCCGTTTTGCTGAACATGGAGACCACAATGGACAGCGTCATGGAGGCGATAATCATCAGCAGACAGAACAGCAGCAGAAGCCCCGGGCGGTTGCCCCAGTAAACGCCGAACAACCAATCGGTGAGCAGAATAATCGCCAGGCATTGAATGATGGATACAATCCCTACACCGAGCATTTTGCCGATGAACAGCTCCGAGGCTTTGACCGGCATCGAATTGATCCGGTGGAGAGTATGGTTATCCTTTTCGCTGAAAAGGGAGGTGGTGACTGTCATTCCGCTGTAGAGCAGAAACATCAGCAGCATGGATGCCGCATAGAATTGGGAAGCCGTATAGGTTCTGCCCCCGTTATTAAGATCGCCCAGCTTGACCGCTTCACGGTCCACTGCAGCTGAAGCCTCCACCGCCAGCGCCTGCGGCCCAAGTGCCGCCACTGCCGCCTGCTTATAATTCATGGTGTCCAGGAAATTGTCAAAAGCCGTTCCTGCCACCAGATTGTCCGTACGGTCCTTGCCAAGAATAAATTCGAGCTGCGCTTTACCGCCCTGCTGCACCTCGCTGTCGAAGCCGTCTGGAACAATAACCGCATAGCTGTACTTGCCGGTGCGCAGTCCACTTTCCGCTGCCTGGCGGCTCTCTGCATCCTGTGGAACAATCACCTTCTGAATGTCGGGAAGCTTCAGAAAAGCGGCAATCATAGCCGACTGCCCTTCACCTGCAGGATTAACTACCGCCACCCGTACAGGTTCTATCT
This genomic window contains:
- a CDS encoding helix-turn-helix transcriptional regulator; amino-acid sequence: MTTFNSGMKMWCSVEDLPAAQAAYFRQTNASDLHSPLQSLQVPSVKESKAIYSAAMVASMRAEMVDISRFIPIPYVVFLTDEEGKILDLICSSGSLQENMDCAGLREGVNLSKRYSGLNAVSLAMEMNRIGVVRGKEHTDAVFQSWNCVCAPLILDGGTQGYVDISFDAGQHIEFAIPFVQQLAENVAYKRMANNAGLQQFRRGKVLDKYKLTGREKEVASLWLSDKSALHISNTLGISEGSVRNVVKSIYIKMNVSDRSQFAKKLL
- a CDS encoding efflux RND transporter permease subunit, which codes for MTWLTKWSFSNKGAVGLLVVMALVVGVLSYTSLPMEFMPEADNPQVTVTVLGPGQDAHSMEANVTKPIEAATSAVKGKTEQMSTSGDGYAKVDIYFDGKTNMKDAAQEVEKAVGALHFPEGVMDPFIVQLNTSMIPISQLTIAFDEGITKDNLKLAEETIIPELQKIDGVANVALYGKTTPQVNVKLNPQAMAAKGVATAQVLGLLQGRSVSASIGEQTIGGQTGNVNVVSSIDSLDTLKKLPVAPGVTLQNIAAVEAATDQESVSRSNGKDVLFAVITKEASANAVDVGDKVREVAKDLTRSVKNAEVAVIFSTSDMVVTSVNSMMREVLLGALFATIVILIFLRNVRATLITAVSIPLSLAVTLYLLDVSGITLNIVTLGGVAVAVGRLVDDSIVVIENIHRRMQKESFSVHMIISATREVARAITTSTIATVAVFLPMGLLNGSLQAFLLPFALTVTYSLLTSLVVALTVVPLLSSWLLRSSSLKEHGPSRRFGHFLEWNLRHKWVTLTLGLVLLVGSVAAYVTMPKGALDASDASNVTVQLVYPNNVPVKEVLEKGKQLEAELMKQPQAETVIMMTGNSADSAQWGSVTSLTQVDYTVMMKKDADAQVFLDQVRGMQKSYAGATLTANESSMMGGGSTSEYVDIVGDDLKSINSVAQAVAAKVKTVDGVQKVTSNMEDTKPVFAFRVNPAAANAQEISMQLAAMLNPVPLGQIELDGSPARVVLEPVLQPKEQKDLEKIMIMTAGGPQPLSTLATLEVTDQPAMLYHKDGKPYVRITAEADPKKVSAIGADIKKQTDSITLPAGVTLFAGGASAQQAGDFNDLGMTALISIGLVYLIMVLTFKTLRAPLAIMFSLPLAAIGAVVALIISGVTPDFTALFGALMLIGIVVTNAIVLIDRIKQNEEHMSVRGSIIEAAGTRLRPILMTAIATICAMLPLLFGHSEQGSIVSQSLAIVVIGGLTAATLLTLVVVPAIYELLYFRKSAKERTQEKTSAAA
- a CDS encoding ABC transporter permease, yielding MNKILAIAWNMVKRTIASRRGMITYILLPSIVIAAIISVTGGVEGDKPTVLYSNMDTGAAGRHLLAELENTGDYKLVARSDEAALKEGVIQQEGAAGISVPAEYTARLAHGQQPELSIYELRASETSILVKMKVNTIAGEMLETARTVNAVNGGAGGAEAKLGAILKQAEQHNVGSTRTDYDLYPRETLGVITGLTLMFLMGLVTSTVSLIMDDRKGRTMMRMFSAPVRSYEIALGNFLGSCMVGILQIAVVLTLGKWVLRYDYEVPMYLYFLVLAAFMLVSMGIASTVAGLVRNPGNAGMLNALILTPTCMLGGCFWPISVMPDYMQKAANFVPQKWAIQAVDIAAAGGGWNELWLPFAVLGLMAAVLLAIGSAILRPNEAGISA
- a CDS encoding ABC transporter permease; translated protein: MNIWTIMMYELRRLFRSRSMLLNMFLLPLVLIFLLGASLSGVVGVKSATKIEPVRVAVVNPAGEGQSAMIAAFLKLPDIQKVIVPQDAESRQAAESGLRTGKYSYAVIVPDGFDSEVQQGGKAQLEFILGKDRTDNLVAGTAFDNFLDTMNYKQAAVAALGPQALAVEASAAVDREAVKLGDLNNGGRTYTASQFYAASMLLMFLLYSGMTVTTSLFSEKDNHTLHRINSMPVKASELFIGKMLGVGIVSIIQCLAIILLTDWLFGVYWGNRPGLLLLFCLLMIIASMTLSIVVSMFSKTAASARSIISVITVCMTFISGGMAPLPDSWVNTIGAFTINHWVQQAIIRMMLHSGLPQLTPNLLMISVICLVMLCGAILSYWKVGYHE